In Paenibacillus kyungheensis, the following are encoded in one genomic region:
- a CDS encoding nitroreductase family protein, which yields MALDFFQALENRRSIYVISKESPIADNRIQEIVEEAVKYTPSSFNSQSARVVVLLGEQHDKLWDITTETLRGIVNNEEAFQGTADKMSMFKNGYGTVLFFEDTDIITNLQNQFEAYKDNFPLWGHHANGMLQLVIWTALEAEGLGATLQHYNPVIDEEVKSTWNIPAQWQLVAQMPFGKPAAPAGEKTFQPVEERVKVYK from the coding sequence ATGGCTTTAGACTTTTTCCAAGCACTTGAAAACAGACGTTCTATCTATGTAATCAGCAAAGAATCTCCAATCGCAGATAACCGAATTCAAGAAATCGTTGAAGAAGCAGTAAAATATACGCCATCTTCTTTTAACTCACAAAGCGCACGCGTAGTTGTATTGCTAGGCGAGCAACATGATAAATTATGGGATATCACAACAGAAACATTGCGTGGTATTGTAAATAACGAAGAAGCATTCCAAGGAACTGCTGACAAAATGAGCATGTTCAAAAACGGATACGGTACAGTATTATTCTTCGAAGATACAGATATTATCACTAATCTTCAAAATCAATTTGAAGCATACAAAGACAACTTCCCACTTTGGGGACATCATGCTAACGGTATGTTGCAATTGGTGATCTGGACAGCTCTTGAAGCAGAAGGTCTAGGCGCTACACTACAACATTACAATCCAGTAATTGATGAAGAAGTAAAATCTACTTGGAATATTCCAGCACAATGGCAATTAGTTGCACAAATGCCTTTCGGTAAACCTGCGGCTCCTGCTGGCGAAAAAACATTCCAACCGGTTGAAGAACGCGTTAAAGTATACAAATAA
- a CDS encoding GAF domain-containing protein: MFENIAYSGTREEQYQTALSQLQSLIADEPDRVANLANASALLKQCLNDTNWAGFYLYDGKELVLGPFQGLPACIRIPLGKGVCGTSASERRTLRIADVHEFPGHIACDAASNSEIVVPLVKGDTLIGVLDIDSPLKERFDAQDQAFLEQFAEILVKAL, from the coding sequence ATGTTTGAAAATATAGCGTATAGCGGTACACGTGAAGAACAATATCAGACCGCTTTGAGTCAATTGCAAAGTCTTATTGCGGATGAGCCAGATCGTGTAGCAAATTTGGCAAATGCATCTGCATTGTTAAAACAATGCTTGAACGATACCAACTGGGCAGGATTCTACCTGTATGATGGTAAAGAATTAGTATTAGGGCCTTTTCAAGGATTACCTGCTTGTATTCGCATCCCTTTAGGTAAAGGTGTATGTGGTACATCTGCTTCTGAACGTCGCACATTACGTATTGCAGATGTACACGAATTTCCCGGACATATCGCTTGCGATGCCGCTTCAAATAGCGAAATCGTTGTTCCTTTAGTAAAAGGCGATACTTTGATTGGTGTACTTGATATCGATAGCCCGCTTAAAGAACGCTTTGATGCACAAGACCAAGCATTTTTAGAACAATTTGCTGAAATATTGGTCAAAGCGCTATAA
- a CDS encoding immunity 22 family protein: protein MKTDKKIHVWLGIYHGSDGEWEKYFDVEKYGNECGFCKDTQTKWFDWDKFSVYNAGGPTSVEEVIIEVPYSDQFEDELLRACSAFKIAQASHCFSMIDFDGSVTVGSKYNGLTLVGIFIFSV from the coding sequence ATGAAAACTGATAAGAAAATCCATGTTTGGCTTGGCATTTACCATGGTAGTGATGGAGAATGGGAGAAATATTTCGATGTTGAAAAGTACGGGAACGAATGTGGATTTTGCAAAGATACCCAAACGAAATGGTTTGATTGGGATAAGTTTTCGGTTTATAATGCGGGTGGTCCCACGTCTGTTGAAGAAGTTATAATTGAGGTGCCATATTCTGATCAGTTTGAAGATGAGCTTTTACGAGCATGTAGTGCTTTCAAGATTGCTCAAGCCAGTCATTGTTTCTCTATGATCGATTTTGATGGTTCAGTTACTGTCGGTTCCAAGTACAATGGATTGACGCTTGTTGGTATTTTTATTTTTTCTGTTTGA